A window of Longibacter salinarum contains these coding sequences:
- a CDS encoding DUF4269 domain-containing protein, which yields MLAFSRIIGQTGCRIMNWREIAYLQKGTVRQRAAHDTLVDLDILARLRPFDPALVSTVCVDLDVPGSDLDVICEMRDESEFRATVENGYGARRDFRMWQRDDGAVVAQFETEAFPVEIFGKERPVQDQMAWRHLTAMKRLLNVEPRLRETVRAMKKEGVGTEPAFAKLLDLDGDPYEAMLSLETATKEELADVCGRAMKNVTQRAGA from the coding sequence GTATCTGCAAAAGGGAACGGTACGACAGCGCGCTGCACACGATACCCTGGTAGATCTGGATATCCTCGCGCGCCTTCGTCCGTTCGATCCTGCGCTGGTGAGCACCGTCTGTGTGGATCTGGATGTGCCCGGCAGCGACCTCGATGTTATCTGCGAGATGCGCGATGAGTCGGAATTTCGCGCTACCGTCGAGAATGGATACGGGGCGCGGCGTGACTTTCGGATGTGGCAGCGAGACGATGGGGCCGTAGTGGCTCAATTTGAAACGGAGGCGTTTCCGGTCGAGATCTTCGGGAAAGAACGGCCGGTGCAGGATCAGATGGCCTGGCGTCACTTAACCGCCATGAAGCGCCTCCTCAATGTCGAGCCGCGGCTGCGAGAAACGGTTCGGGCGATGAAGAAGGAGGGCGTCGGAACGGAGCCCGCCTTCGCGAAGCTATTGGACCTGGACGGGGATCCGTATGAAGCCATGCTTTCACTTGAGACGGCTACGAAAGAAGAACTAGCCGATGTGTGCGGCAGAGCAATGAAAAACGTCACACAAAGAGCCGGGGCGTAG